The following proteins are encoded in a genomic region of Reichenbachiella sp.:
- a CDS encoding T9SS type A sorting domain-containing protein, which produces MKRKIILCASILVISMRVSAQCPTSGTISADCTTVGDLTVSGTLNINPGVTYEVTGRITYTGHTINASGAIIEAGSMREQWASSTLNGGTYNVAGDFTTSGDFFSIDITANIGGDLSIGGNSTSHTNSNYNVDGDLSFGSGPHELNGTSFDVGIGYAGTTGTFVVSLNGSSILNFSNGASMDVRGDVDAGSGAQININASDVYVTGNFDNSGTGSVTVTNGGTFKVDGDYDNSGTGHTTVEDGGTLEVGGDFDNSGGGSELVVDGGGVVVGGDFEGNDPDVTGGADAHCSGGGGGCCGAACSAMPVSLISFDAQAMLDHVALSWSTASELNNDHFNIHRSTNGVDFEIIDWKAGHGTTNEKKKYELKDYPTQKGIYYYQLEQVDYDGTNEFFPIKEVNFNLGGQEQISIYPVPFIAGDDFYVSFPGHDQTSVTAKIYDLSGGLSMELPFEIGERNIKVNSSELGIKPGVYVIKISTSNKLYTKKFRVI; this is translated from the coding sequence ATGAAGAGAAAAATTATATTATGCGCCAGCATACTTGTTATAAGTATGCGTGTGTCAGCGCAATGCCCAACTAGTGGTACTATTTCAGCAGATTGTACTACAGTTGGTGATTTGACAGTAAGTGGTACTTTGAATATTAACCCAGGGGTAACTTATGAAGTCACTGGTAGAATTACGTACACAGGTCATACCATTAACGCTTCTGGTGCGATAATAGAGGCAGGGTCCATGCGCGAACAATGGGCTTCTAGTACTTTAAATGGAGGCACATATAACGTTGCAGGAGATTTTACAACTTCCGGAGATTTTTTCTCCATAGATATCACAGCGAACATTGGTGGCGATTTGTCCATTGGAGGGAATTCAACATCTCACACCAATTCAAATTACAATGTGGATGGGGATTTAAGTTTTGGAAGTGGGCCTCACGAACTCAATGGAACATCATTTGATGTTGGGATTGGCTATGCGGGTACTACAGGAACGTTTGTAGTAAGTCTTAATGGTAGTTCTATTCTGAATTTTTCTAATGGTGCTTCTATGGATGTTAGGGGAGATGTAGATGCAGGAAGTGGTGCGCAAATAAACATTAACGCTTCAGATGTATATGTTACTGGAAACTTTGATAATTCTGGAACTGGCAGTGTCACTGTCACTAATGGAGGAACTTTTAAGGTTGATGGGGATTATGATAACTCTGGAACAGGGCATACTACAGTCGAAGATGGTGGAACGCTAGAAGTAGGAGGTGATTTTGATAATTCTGGTGGTGGATCAGAGTTAGTTGTAGATGGCGGAGGCGTAGTGGTAGGAGGCGATTTTGAAGGGAATGACCCCGATGTGACTGGCGGAGCAGATGCACATTGCAGCGGAGGTGGAGGAGGCTGTTGTGGAGCAGCATGTTCTGCAATGCCTGTGAGTTTGATTTCGTTTGATGCTCAAGCGATGCTGGATCATGTGGCTTTGAGTTGGTCAACTGCGTCAGAGTTAAACAATGATCATTTTAATATCCACCGCTCAACGAATGGAGTAGATTTTGAAATTATTGATTGGAAAGCAGGTCACGGCACTACAAACGAGAAAAAGAAATACGAATTAAAAGATTACCCAACCCAAAAAGGGATTTACTATTATCAACTCGAACAAGTGGATTATGATGGTACTAATGAGTTTTTTCCTATCAAGGAAGTGAATTTCAATTTAGGTGGTCAAGAGCAAATAAGCATATACCCTGTTCCATTTATAGCAGGAGATGACTTTTATGTTTCATTTCCGGGACATGATCAAACAAGTGTGACAGCGAAAATTTATGACTTGTCAGGTGGTTTGAGTATGGAATTGCCTTTTGAGATAGGTGAGAGGAATATCAAGGTAAATTCTTCAGAGTTGGGGATAAAACCAGGTGTGTATGTGATTAAAATATCGACAAGCAATAAGCTATATACAAAGAAATTCAGAGTGATCTAG
- a CDS encoding secondary thiamine-phosphate synthase enzyme YjbQ, producing the protein MPSFQKEIALNPRSRGFHLVTSEILDAIPEIGKISIGIMQVFIKHTSASLTINENADPTVRQDFESHFNEFVPENAPYYRHTYEGPDDMPAHIKSSLLGSSVSIPISNGKLNLGTWQGIYLCEHRDYSGSRKVVITLLGSD; encoded by the coding sequence ATGCCAAGTTTTCAAAAAGAAATAGCTCTCAACCCTCGTTCACGAGGTTTCCATCTAGTCACCAGTGAGATTTTGGATGCTATTCCCGAAATCGGGAAAATATCTATCGGCATCATGCAAGTGTTCATCAAGCATACTTCTGCTAGCCTTACTATCAACGAAAACGCAGACCCAACAGTCCGTCAAGATTTTGAAAGTCATTTCAATGAATTTGTACCGGAGAATGCACCCTACTATCGACATACTTATGAAGGGCCAGATGATATGCCGGCACATATCAAATCTTCATTGCTAGGCAGCTCAGTTTCTATTCCAATCAGCAATGGAAAACTAAACCTTGGCACTTGGCAAGGCATATACCTCTGTGAACATCGAGATTATAGTGGGTCTAGAAAAGTAGTGATTACTCTATTAGGAAGTGACTAG
- a CDS encoding helix-turn-helix domain-containing protein: MKNYYGLLILLYLSYPSFGQVKFIIESLPETTPAQDSIFITGTFNSWNTSDPKYLLRKQPNGQLAVILNINEPVIEYKFTRGDWLKVETGAQNEYIPNRTLVKRSSLEPIPIRIKNWQDLGGARSFEYLIFYYFSIAFLSIILLILSFRIFKKDPIGRQVFVTLHGFLAVLYLSAVTYFVVNPIWQSYLTILGQALIFVWGPMAYFFIKHVENKENLPVTYSYFLPVILASLIALLRLMNFEFFSFFSVSIRGFLTWGKVLLMGGGAMFTLYFLVKIIVNLNWSKTKGRPFSFFLWVLILNCVCLCFVFLSLYADGYGLFSENLGEYKWFFVLLSLWVWTEVIVLWKDPQFFKEKSQVLHIDNADRLLLKLRELMEKEKVYHNAELSVNRLAELMETKPHILSKLLNEHFEQNFRDYVNGYRVEEFIDLANDGRLEKLTYLGLAHEVGFNSKSTFNLAFKKFTQKSPRDFFKSYAL, translated from the coding sequence GTGAAAAACTATTACGGGCTTTTGATCCTTCTTTATTTGTCTTACCCATCTTTTGGTCAGGTCAAATTTATCATTGAGTCTCTTCCGGAGACCACTCCAGCCCAAGATTCTATCTTTATTACAGGCACTTTCAACAGCTGGAATACAAGTGACCCAAAATATCTCTTGCGAAAGCAGCCAAATGGTCAATTAGCTGTTATCCTAAATATCAACGAGCCTGTAATAGAATATAAATTTACCCGAGGGGATTGGTTGAAAGTAGAAACTGGGGCACAGAATGAATACATTCCTAATCGAACTTTGGTCAAACGTTCTTCATTAGAGCCTATTCCCATAAGAATAAAAAATTGGCAAGATTTAGGTGGTGCGCGAAGTTTTGAATACTTGATTTTTTACTACTTCTCTATTGCATTCTTGTCCATTATTCTGTTGATACTTTCATTTAGAATTTTCAAAAAAGATCCGATTGGAAGGCAAGTTTTTGTGACGCTTCACGGATTTTTAGCCGTTCTTTATTTGAGCGCTGTAACCTATTTTGTTGTTAATCCTATATGGCAGAGTTATTTGACTATTTTGGGGCAAGCACTCATTTTTGTTTGGGGTCCTATGGCTTATTTTTTTATCAAACACGTTGAAAACAAGGAAAATCTGCCAGTTACCTATTCTTATTTTCTACCTGTTATTCTTGCTTCTTTGATAGCTCTATTGAGATTGATGAATTTTGAATTTTTCAGTTTCTTTTCTGTATCAATAAGGGGGTTTTTAACTTGGGGTAAGGTGTTATTGATGGGAGGTGGGGCCATGTTCACCCTTTACTTTTTGGTAAAGATAATTGTGAATTTGAATTGGAGTAAAACAAAAGGAAGACCGTTCTCATTTTTCCTTTGGGTCTTAATTCTTAATTGTGTTTGTCTATGTTTTGTTTTTTTAAGTCTTTACGCCGATGGGTATGGTCTATTTTCTGAGAACTTGGGTGAATACAAATGGTTCTTTGTTTTGCTTTCGTTATGGGTTTGGACGGAAGTAATTGTGTTATGGAAAGACCCGCAATTTTTTAAAGAAAAATCACAGGTGCTACACATTGACAATGCCGACCGGCTACTGCTCAAACTCCGTGAACTAATGGAAAAAGAAAAAGTGTATCACAACGCAGAATTGAGCGTTAATCGCTTGGCTGAATTGATGGAGACAAAGCCTCATATACTTTCGAAGCTATTGAATGAACATTTTGAACAAAATTTCAGAGACTATGTCAATGGATATAGGGTTGAAGAATTTATTGATTTGGCTAATGATGGTAGGTTAGAAAAACTCACGTATTTGGGTTTGGCTCATGAGGTGGGCTTCAATTCCAAGTCTACATTTAACCTAGCCTTCAAAAAATTCACTCAAAAAAGCCCTCGAGATTTTTTCAAATCTTACGCTCTTTAA
- a CDS encoding T9SS type A sorting domain-containing protein, with translation MIKKITLIICCAFLFATASTAQNDVMMQAFYWDLPVDEANLDGNWWDNLADKSTYLKNAGFTGLWLPSPAKGNWGIVDMGYGIYDHYDLGNYNQKGSTETRFGSRAELEAMIADMHDTSGGQPKIEVYADIVLNHVYSNEEDEEANPAVKAYTFAEAFTNGSQHVPYPSNEIKWVIPNASTGDYYIKIKGFEMDWSSYDKRGYEVTIDWTGAGDNSTYSWESEPNGGNGDTDVFPGSGQIMRGFIGSSSDIDEYQVTLSSAHDIVIKLKAIDNTNGWNWGNQNHGLYPVEIWYNGNNLASTTLEARTNTGISYVNHTGSGEANYSWNYSHFHPVDGNDWLGDWGGDEIIPNTKGFGNDFNTYSTVVKDRFQDWGEWLSDEIGFDGYRLDFVRGFQADYAADWINSLPLLNGSQRFIVGEYWGSDSRINDWVNDLAVDGADADGFDFPLKSSLTDMCNGSSSYDMRWLNNAGMVRNGNGHSLPGTSVVTWLDNHDTGKEHDKWVTKDWKMGYAYILTHEGRPCVFYPHYYNVTLVDNHDSNNTVTSPASLQEDINKLMFVRTTYLGGTLEVLSDIGNPYPSGDAHDVYVARRGGNGSKDGAIVVINNSNSTKGLWVDITPSGWSSWSNTVLVNAFDNSQTTQVYGSGRAWVEAPARGYAVYVKQGEYVAYSAPTARTRDLGVGQYLQDNIEFNVSDIFPNPVVNGFSSLSVDLPEDGLVSIQIVDLWGRTERSIEIQKPAGHHNIELDVQNLRTGYYLYRFSYRDYVTQTKPFLVKN, from the coding sequence ATGATCAAAAAAATTACTTTAATTATTTGTTGCGCCTTTCTGTTTGCCACGGCCAGTACGGCACAGAATGATGTAATGATGCAGGCATTTTACTGGGACCTGCCAGTAGATGAAGCCAACCTAGATGGCAACTGGTGGGACAATCTCGCAGACAAATCCACATACCTAAAAAACGCAGGATTCACCGGACTCTGGTTACCCTCTCCAGCCAAAGGTAATTGGGGAATTGTAGACATGGGCTATGGCATATACGATCACTATGACCTTGGCAATTACAACCAAAAGGGCTCAACCGAAACTCGTTTTGGCAGCCGGGCGGAGCTCGAAGCCATGATAGCGGATATGCACGATACCAGCGGCGGCCAACCTAAAATAGAAGTCTACGCCGACATCGTGCTCAACCATGTTTATTCGAATGAAGAAGACGAAGAAGCCAATCCCGCCGTAAAGGCTTACACTTTTGCTGAGGCATTCACCAATGGCTCGCAGCACGTACCCTACCCATCCAACGAAATCAAGTGGGTGATCCCTAATGCCAGTACGGGAGACTATTACATCAAGATCAAGGGTTTTGAAATGGACTGGAGCAGCTATGACAAACGTGGCTATGAAGTGACTATCGACTGGACCGGCGCAGGTGACAACTCCACCTATTCATGGGAAAGCGAACCCAATGGAGGCAATGGAGATACGGACGTATTCCCCGGATCAGGTCAAATCATGCGTGGGTTTATCGGTTCGTCTTCAGACATAGATGAATACCAGGTCACGTTATCTAGCGCGCATGATATCGTGATCAAATTAAAAGCGATTGACAATACCAATGGTTGGAATTGGGGGAACCAAAATCACGGACTGTACCCAGTAGAGATATGGTATAATGGCAACAACCTGGCCAGTACCACGCTCGAAGCACGAACCAACACGGGCATCAGCTATGTGAACCACACAGGTAGTGGCGAGGCCAATTACAGTTGGAATTATTCCCACTTTCATCCCGTGGATGGCAACGATTGGTTAGGAGACTGGGGAGGAGATGAGATTATCCCTAATACCAAAGGCTTCGGCAACGATTTTAATACTTACAGCACGGTGGTAAAAGATCGCTTTCAAGATTGGGGTGAATGGCTGTCTGATGAAATCGGGTTTGATGGATATAGACTGGATTTTGTCAGAGGTTTTCAGGCCGACTATGCAGCAGATTGGATCAACAGTTTGCCACTGCTCAACGGTAGCCAGCGATTTATCGTGGGAGAATATTGGGGCTCGGATTCACGAATTAATGACTGGGTCAATGACTTGGCTGTCGATGGCGCCGATGCTGATGGATTTGATTTTCCATTAAAATCTTCATTGACAGATATGTGTAATGGCTCTAGTAGCTACGACATGCGATGGCTCAATAATGCCGGGATGGTAAGAAACGGAAACGGACATTCGCTGCCTGGCACTTCGGTGGTGACTTGGTTGGACAATCATGATACTGGCAAAGAGCACGACAAATGGGTGACCAAAGATTGGAAAATGGGCTATGCCTATATTCTGACTCATGAAGGACGACCATGTGTATTCTACCCTCACTATTACAATGTGACGCTGGTAGACAATCATGACTCGAATAATACAGTTACCTCACCGGCCAGCTTGCAGGAGGATATCAACAAACTGATGTTTGTAAGGACCACTTACTTAGGTGGCACGCTGGAAGTACTCAGTGACATTGGCAATCCATACCCATCAGGCGATGCACACGATGTGTATGTGGCCAGACGCGGTGGCAATGGCTCCAAAGATGGCGCTATTGTGGTAATCAATAATAGCAATTCTACCAAAGGGCTTTGGGTAGATATCACACCTTCTGGATGGTCTAGCTGGAGCAATACTGTCTTGGTCAATGCATTTGACAACAGTCAGACGACGCAGGTGTATGGCAGTGGCAGAGCGTGGGTAGAAGCACCGGCCCGTGGTTATGCCGTATATGTAAAACAGGGTGAGTATGTGGCATATTCAGCACCTACTGCCAGAACAAGAGACTTGGGCGTGGGTCAATATTTGCAGGATAATATTGAATTCAATGTATCTGATATTTTTCCTAATCCTGTAGTAAATGGTTTTTCCAGCCTATCGGTGGATTTGCCTGAGGACGGACTAGTTTCGATTCAGATCGTAGACCTTTGGGGCAGAACGGAGAGATCTATTGAAATACAAAAGCCAGCTGGTCATCACAACATTGAGTTGGATGTACAAAATCTAAGAACCGGTTATTATCTCTACAGATTTTCATATAGAGATTATGTAACTCAGACTAAACCATTTCTAGTGAAGAACTAG
- a CDS encoding S9 family peptidase, translating to MKLNLTGLLLLITFISFAQKKLTISDIYEKELFKEETIKSLNWMNDGQYYTALEDNKILRYDVTSGKSDSVIIDGQALNLKIDDYSFTTDESKLLILTDKQKIYRRSFTAVYYIYTFEGKELQKLSSKGRQSYATISPDNKNVAFVRDNNLYFVKLSNMSEHQVTSDGKLGSIINGSTDWVYEEELYITKAFFWSPNSEKLAFYRFDETAVKEYNLQYWDNGALYPRDYRYKYPKAGEENSTVTIKVYNLKDNTTQTVDLGKETDIYIPNIQWTKNSDILAIKRLNRLQNQQDIFHYSTKFKSATNILTDKSKTYIHATYTDEWIYLDNGTHFLMSSEREGYKHFYIHRMDGQLEYKATSGAYNAEKLIALDQRSKTPVLYYTSTENGSTERHVYQVDFKGKGKIQLSTKPGVNTADMSKDFKYYVSYNSSATSPKEVSLIMTKGNKLVKVLKDNAKLKETIAEYGLTEKIMFEIEAADKKLLNAYMIRPANMDSTKKYPLLLYQYSGPGKQRIKNDWYGDKHFMWHQLLAQKGIIVVGIDCRGTGGKSEEFKKMTYMKMGKMEAEDQVATAKYLGTLPFVDQDRIGIWGWSYGGYISTLALETGPEVFKAGIAVSPFLWKYYDTIYSERYLRRPQDNPEGYNEYSIVRNAGKLRSKYLLIHGTGDDNVHFQNAIALQNELINQGKQFQSFYYPDKDHSLTGTKTKMHLYSMMTNFLLENL from the coding sequence ATGAAGCTGAACCTCACTGGCCTGCTATTGCTCATCACTTTTATCTCCTTCGCACAAAAAAAACTCACCATTAGTGATATTTATGAAAAGGAACTCTTTAAAGAAGAAACCATAAAAAGCCTCAACTGGATGAACGACGGCCAGTACTATACGGCACTTGAGGACAATAAAATTTTGCGCTATGACGTCACCTCTGGCAAGTCCGATTCGGTGATCATCGATGGCCAAGCGCTTAACCTTAAAATCGACGACTACAGTTTTACCACAGATGAGTCCAAGCTGCTTATCCTCACCGACAAGCAAAAAATTTACAGACGATCATTCACAGCCGTGTATTACATCTACACATTTGAAGGCAAGGAGCTCCAAAAGCTCTCGTCAAAAGGCCGACAATCCTACGCTACCATTTCGCCAGACAATAAAAATGTGGCCTTCGTTCGCGACAATAATCTGTACTTCGTGAAACTCTCCAACATGAGTGAGCATCAGGTAACCTCCGATGGAAAGTTGGGCAGTATCATCAATGGATCGACTGATTGGGTGTACGAAGAAGAACTATACATCACTAAGGCTTTCTTCTGGTCTCCCAACTCGGAGAAGCTGGCCTTCTATAGATTTGATGAGACAGCAGTGAAAGAATATAATCTGCAATATTGGGATAATGGCGCGCTGTACCCTAGAGACTACCGATACAAATACCCAAAGGCAGGAGAGGAAAACTCCACCGTCACCATTAAGGTGTATAACCTCAAAGACAACACCACACAAACCGTAGACTTGGGTAAGGAAACGGATATTTACATACCAAATATCCAGTGGACGAAAAACTCAGATATCCTGGCGATCAAACGACTCAATCGATTGCAAAATCAGCAGGATATTTTTCACTACAGCACAAAGTTCAAATCAGCGACAAACATCCTTACAGACAAGTCTAAAACCTACATACATGCTACCTATACGGACGAATGGATATATCTCGACAATGGCACTCACTTTTTAATGTCATCTGAGCGAGAAGGGTACAAGCATTTCTACATTCACCGTATGGATGGGCAGCTGGAATACAAGGCCACCTCAGGAGCCTATAATGCTGAAAAATTAATCGCGTTAGATCAACGTTCGAAGACACCGGTTCTCTATTACACCTCTACAGAAAATGGTTCAACAGAACGACATGTCTATCAGGTAGATTTTAAAGGAAAAGGCAAAATACAACTCAGCACCAAACCAGGGGTGAATACCGCTGATATGAGCAAAGATTTTAAGTATTATGTCAGCTACAATAGCTCGGCCACTAGTCCAAAAGAAGTCTCTTTAATAATGACAAAAGGCAATAAATTGGTCAAAGTACTGAAGGACAATGCCAAATTAAAAGAAACTATTGCTGAATATGGGCTCACCGAAAAGATCATGTTCGAAATCGAAGCAGCAGACAAGAAGCTTCTCAATGCCTATATGATTCGCCCTGCAAATATGGATAGTACCAAAAAATATCCTTTGCTCCTTTATCAATACAGTGGTCCGGGTAAACAGCGAATCAAAAATGACTGGTACGGAGATAAGCATTTCATGTGGCACCAATTGCTTGCACAGAAAGGCATTATCGTAGTAGGTATAGACTGCCGAGGAACGGGAGGAAAGAGTGAAGAATTCAAAAAAATGACCTATATGAAAATGGGTAAAATGGAAGCCGAAGATCAAGTAGCTACTGCTAAATATTTAGGCACTTTGCCGTTTGTAGATCAGGACAGAATAGGTATTTGGGGATGGAGTTATGGCGGCTATATATCCACGCTGGCCTTAGAAACCGGTCCGGAAGTCTTCAAAGCGGGCATAGCGGTATCACCTTTTTTATGGAAGTATTATGACACCATATATTCAGAAAGGTATTTGCGAAGACCACAAGACAATCCAGAAGGATACAACGAGTATTCGATCGTCAGAAACGCCGGAAAATTGCGTTCGAAGTATTTGCTGATACATGGCACTGGCGACGACAATGTCCATTTTCAAAATGCCATCGCATTACAAAATGAATTGATTAATCAGGGCAAACAGTTTCAATCTTTCTATTATCCAGATAAAGACCACAGCCTGACAGGCACAAAGACCAAAATGCATTTGTACTCGATGATGACCAATTTCTTGTTGGAGAATTTATGA
- a CDS encoding LysR family transcriptional regulator, whose product MELRHLKLVREVADKGSLTKAMENLYLSQSALSHQLKEIETHLGAQLFHRVNKKLILTGAGQIVLDSAKKILNEIDKTENSVKKYVNGDKGLVRLATQCYTCYHWLPTLMIDFNKEFPKVDIEIFPGVTENPDKLILDGELDLAITSDHNDHPALTYTELFRDEMMVVVPSGHPWTKKPYVEAEDFRDQNVFIHSYPIESVTLFNQVLMPEGVKPKKVMPIQVTDAVLQMIKAGLGVQVMARWMVDPYLSDNSLELVPVTKKGLYRTWYAAHLNQPEAPAYINNFIEHLRCNVGGVCECEGDC is encoded by the coding sequence ATGGAACTACGTCACCTCAAACTGGTACGGGAGGTTGCCGACAAAGGCAGCTTGACCAAAGCCATGGAAAACCTTTATTTATCTCAATCGGCACTCAGCCACCAGCTCAAGGAAATTGAAACTCATTTAGGCGCACAGCTTTTTCACCGTGTCAACAAAAAATTGATACTGACTGGCGCAGGTCAAATTGTTCTCGACTCTGCCAAGAAGATTTTGAATGAAATTGACAAAACCGAAAATTCAGTTAAAAAATATGTGAATGGAGACAAAGGGTTGGTTCGACTGGCCACTCAATGCTACACCTGCTACCATTGGTTACCTACACTGATGATTGATTTCAATAAAGAATTCCCAAAAGTAGACATTGAGATTTTCCCCGGAGTCACTGAAAATCCGGACAAATTGATTCTGGATGGAGAATTGGATTTGGCGATCACGAGCGATCACAACGACCACCCGGCGCTTACTTATACAGAACTTTTCAGAGATGAAATGATGGTGGTAGTGCCGTCTGGTCACCCATGGACTAAAAAGCCCTATGTGGAGGCAGAGGACTTCAGAGACCAAAATGTATTTATTCACTCTTACCCCATTGAATCTGTAACATTATTCAATCAGGTGCTTATGCCCGAAGGTGTGAAACCGAAAAAAGTTATGCCTATACAGGTCACAGATGCCGTGTTACAAATGATCAAAGCAGGTTTGGGTGTTCAAGTTATGGCTCGCTGGATGGTTGATCCATATCTATCGGACAACAGCCTGGAGCTTGTTCCAGTCACTAAAAAAGGCTTATACAGGACTTGGTATGCCGCTCATCTCAATCAACCGGAAGCACCTGCCTATATCAATAATTTCATTGAGCATCTTCGGTGCAATGTAGGCGGAGTTTGTGAGTGTGAAGGGGATTGTTGA
- a CDS encoding DMT family transporter: MKLKNLLSLLFLATLWGPSFLFIKIAVVEISPITLAALRIGLAAVLLNIWLLIKGYEFNKSWTFWKHVTIAGFFAHAVPFALINWGEQYIDSSVASILNGLTPLATVLIANFAIADERMTVERIIGTTLGFIGLLVLVSPELVSGVDASVLGIVAVAVAAISYGVALVYSRLNLMKEKPLYAPSSQLLVTSIYLIPFALMVEGPVSWSTLSWESIGSLVILGTLGTALAFVIYYKILASASASYLSLVTYLMPIYGVALGVIFLDEILAVEAIIGAALILFGIMIANKTISIPLGRKAIKVT, encoded by the coding sequence ATGAAACTAAAAAATCTACTCTCTCTATTGTTTTTGGCTACCCTTTGGGGACCATCTTTTTTGTTCATAAAAATTGCAGTAGTTGAGATCTCACCAATCACATTGGCAGCTTTGAGGATTGGGTTGGCGGCCGTTCTATTGAATATTTGGTTATTAATTAAAGGCTATGAGTTTAATAAGTCTTGGACTTTTTGGAAGCACGTGACTATTGCAGGCTTTTTCGCTCATGCGGTACCTTTTGCCTTGATTAATTGGGGGGAGCAATATATTGATAGTTCTGTTGCTTCAATCTTAAATGGCCTGACACCATTGGCGACGGTGCTGATTGCCAATTTTGCTATTGCTGATGAACGCATGACTGTCGAACGAATAATAGGAACCACTCTCGGCTTTATTGGTTTATTGGTTCTGGTTTCGCCAGAGTTAGTATCGGGAGTAGACGCTTCGGTATTAGGGATCGTAGCTGTGGCTGTGGCGGCTATATCGTATGGAGTTGCTTTGGTGTATTCCAGATTAAATTTAATGAAGGAGAAACCGCTATATGCTCCCAGTTCGCAGTTGCTGGTGACGTCTATTTATTTGATCCCATTTGCTTTGATGGTAGAAGGCCCAGTATCCTGGTCTACGCTTTCTTGGGAATCTATTGGTTCATTGGTTATTTTGGGAACGCTGGGAACTGCTTTGGCCTTCGTGATTTATTATAAGATATTGGCTAGCGCTAGCGCATCTTATTTATCCCTTGTGACTTATCTGATGCCAATTTACGGTGTCGCCTTAGGTGTAATTTTTCTCGATGAAATTCTGGCTGTTGAGGCTATTATCGGTGCGGCCCTAATTCTCTTCGGAATAATGATTGCCAACAAAACTATTAGCATTCCTCTTGGTAGGAAAGCAATTAAAGTGACTTAA